In the bacterium genome, one interval contains:
- the ruvC gene encoding crossover junction endodeoxyribonuclease RuvC: MRVIGLDPSLTRTGWGVVEGRGSSFHCLGYGCIPTRAGDPLADRLERIYLELTAVLSRFAPEAAGVETVFTAKNAKVAILLGHARGVAVLAARRAGVPVFEYAPRDIKKSVTGRGGAAKEQVAFMVQRILGLDAPIVPDDASDALAAAICHLLRAPVACR, encoded by the coding sequence GTGAGGGTAATCGGCCTCGACCCCTCGCTGACCCGCACCGGCTGGGGGGTGGTGGAAGGTCGGGGATCGAGCTTCCACTGCCTCGGCTACGGCTGCATCCCCACCCGGGCGGGCGACCCGCTGGCCGACCGCCTCGAGCGGATTTACCTGGAGCTCACCGCCGTCCTGTCCCGGTTCGCGCCCGAGGCCGCGGGGGTGGAGACGGTCTTCACGGCCAAGAACGCGAAGGTGGCCATCCTTCTGGGTCACGCGCGGGGCGTGGCGGTCCTGGCCGCCAGACGCGCCGGGGTGCCCGTTTTTGAGTACGCCCCCCGGGATATAAAAAAATCCGTCACCGGCCGCGGCGGGGCCGCCAAGGAGCAGGTGGCGTTCATGGTGCAGCGGATACTGGGGCTGGACGCGCCAATCGTCCCCGACGACGCCTCGGACGCCCTCGCCGCCGCCATCTGCCACCTCCTGCGCGCCCCGGTCGCCTGCCGGTAG